Genomic window (Cucumis sativus cultivar 9930 chromosome 2, Cucumber_9930_V3, whole genome shotgun sequence):
TAATAACATTTTGGTctacattttcttctttctgatcTCTCTCCTTTTGGGCCTCAAACTTTTGCTACACCATGGCAAAAACCTTCCACCAACCCCACTCTTTTCCCTTCCATTAATAGGCCATCTCCATCTCCTCAAACACCCTATCCACCAAACCCTTCACAGCCTCTCAAAAAAGTATGGCCATGTCTTTTCTCTCCGATTCGGCTCCCATCTCGTTGTAGTTATATCATCTCCTTCCGCTGTTCGTGAATGCTTCACAAAAAACGACATCATTCTCGCAAATCGACCATTCTTAAACACCGGAAAGCACCTATCATACAACTTCACGGTACTTGCCGTCGCCCCATATGGAGAGCTTTGGCGTCGCCTTCGCCGCATTAGTACTTGTGAGATTTTCTCCACAAGTAAACTCAATTCATTCTCATGTATAAGACAAGATGAAGTGAAGCGATTGTTGCATAAATTGTGTAATCGCAATTCGGTCGAAGAATTACTATTGTTTTCAGCTGTGGAACTGGAGCCAATATTGTTGGATTTTACATCTAATATTGTCATGAGGATGGTTGGGGGAAAAAGGTATTTCGGAGATGATGTGTTGGATGAAGGACAAGCTGAGAAATTTAGAGATGTTGTGAAGAGAGTGATGTTGTATGCTGGGGCAACTAATCCAGGAGATTTTATACCATTATGGAATTGGATTGATCCAACTGGTCTGGAGAAGAAGATCATGAAAGTTGGGGAAGAAGCTGATGAAATATTTCAAGGTTTGATTGATGAGATTaggaatgaagaagaagatgggaaCACTATGATTCATCATTTACTTCACTTGCAGAATACTCAACCAGAATACTTCAGTGACCAAATCATCAAAGGCCTCATACATGTATGTTAactctttttgctttttttttttacctatttaatgtttgattaacttttaaagtgttggattttgaaaaaggaatgtAATTTcgattttttattgtttgataactatttagAAATTGAGTTTGAGAAATCAATTAGTTTGAGGGAACCTTGAAAATGTATGTTTTCTGTGTTCAATTGGAATTTCCTTCTATTCATGGGATATTGAAATGAACCAAAACAATTCACggtataatttatattatagtttaaacaatgtttatcaaaataatttaaataaaataaaataaaatatatttttttctctagtcAATCAAAACATATCATATCCTAAGGTGTTGAATTTTTGCAGGTTATATTTTTAGCAGGAATTGATACAATATCTGTGACATTAGAATGGGGACTCTCGCACTTGCTCAACAATCCAAAGGTAATAAAGAAAGCGAGACTTGAGATAGAACATATTGTTGGACAAGAACGTCTAGTCAACGAAGATGATTTATCAAGTTTGAGTTATTTGCAAGGAATAATCTTAGAAACTTTGCGACTAACCCCAGCAGCCCCTCTACTTGTGCCTCACTGTGCATCCGAAGATTGCCAAATCGAAGGGTATGACATACCACGGGGCACGATCATATTTGTTAACGCTTGGGCAATACATAGAGATTCAAGTCTATGGGAAGATGTCACTAGTTTTAAGCCAGAAAGGCATGAAAATGCAATAGAATTGTCTGATTCATACAAACTATTACCATTTGGGTTGGGGAGGAGGGCATGCCCTGGTGTAGGAATGGCTCAACGTGTGCTTGGCTTGACATTGGCATCATTAATTCAATGCTTTGATTGGGAAAGAATGGATAGCTCATTAGTTGACATGACTGAAGGCCAAGGAATCACTATGCCAAAAGCTCAACCCTTGGTAGCCAAGTGTAAACCACGCCCTATTATGAGAGCTCATCTTTCATAGTGAAGTTTTTCACCCCATTTAAATATTAGTCCAACCATCTCTAAAGGGaagagattaaaattaaaggttGTTATCATAATTATCATTCTTGAGAATGTTTTGCTATTAATTTATGGTAAGCATCTTGTATGTAACATTTCTaaattaagttataaaaatCATTATCATGAGTGCATACATgtatattacaattattgtGAATTTAACCCTTAGCTCACTACTTAGGAagactttatatatataattgggTTTGACAGTTTACATACTAATCAAACACCTGCATTAAGGAAGATAATCGAGCTAAGTCGATTAAAACCCAGATAGACTAAGTTACATATATGTTTATGCTTTTGTGGGTAGTCTTACTCTTCACTCCAAGTTTTGGACTTCAAGCTTCCACTAATGGAGATGGTCATTTctagatattaaaaaaaaaaatactgtAGACATAATGAGTAAATGTATAagtgttttatatatttcaattctGTTTTTAGTCtccatgtttatttttttggcttgTTTGGCTATTGAGAGTGAAAAATGTTTAGGAGAATTTTGTTTGTGAGTATATTTGTGATTAGACTCTAAGGTGATGCCCATTTgcaactaattttttttttttttcactcttGGTGTCGAAAAGGGTTAACGGTGTCAAAGATTGAAAATGGAGTTTACACTGTTCGCCACATGGCATTAGGTGCAATATTTCAGTCTTTTATAACAACCGAATCTTGAGAGATTTAGTCttcccaaaagactaaattgaGTAAGACAAAAACTCCactattttttgtaaataactTTCAATctactcatttttttttagagtacTTTTCAAAACTACTTTATTCCTCCTCCTAACAAGTCTATCACCCATGTTTATCCAACCAAGCAATACTTACTAATTAAAGAACCTGACTGAAAGTTGATCCTCTAAGATCACATCCAAACATACTCCTTCAAAAAGGAGAGATCCAACgaataaattttagaactttaaaatgttgaaatttaaacgtgaaataatttcattcttttcatttattaggTGTTAGTAGGTAGAAACgttacaaattttgtttgtatttgagatgtgttttaaagtttttcctcttgtttgttttcatatttgaCACTTCCAAATATGGCATACACCACACCAAATGACACTTACtgtcaaagaaagaaaatgaggttaacacaatttttaattaaatcactCCTCATCCCTATAGATATGCATAAACAAGTTGATGTTcgaaggtaaatttaatcaCAAAAAAGGTGAAAGTTGTCGGATGTTGCTTGACTCATATTGAAATGTTCAAACACCTTCTCTAAGTGTATTGCTCTTGTGACATGTATAACTTCTTGAATGCTCTGTcacaaacttttttatttcaaggAATTTCTTCGTTGACCCCAAATCCTTCATGACAAATTATTTGctcaattgttttttcaaactattaattGTCGAAACATTCCGGTCAATAATCAAAATGTCATCAATACATAAAGCAATAATGTAACAAAAtcatgattatgaaatttctagaaaaaaacacaatgaTCAGGAGTAGTCTTTTGTAGTTTTACTCCCCATAACTGGCTTAAACTTCTTGTACCACAGCCTCGATGCCTGTTTCAACCGATAAAAACTTTTCTTTAGGGTATACATCAAATGCTCTTTTCCTTTCTACTCAAAACCCTCTTACTGTTGCATATAGATTTCTTTATCTTTAACACCCATCTACTCAACCTCTATAAGTCAAGACTAGCTGTAAAACCCAGAACTACGTGTATGAAAGAGATCTTGACTACACTAAAGCAAAAATTTCATCAAAGTCGACACATTTCTTCTGATTGTACCATTTAACAACCAATCTCTCTTTGTAACACTACTTTGAGGCATGTTCTTCTTGTTTCACTTTTAAatccatttatttttcattgcaGTTTTTCCTTTGGGCAGCTTCATAAGCTCAAAAGTGTGGTTTGTATGTAAAGACTCcatctcatttttcattgCATCATTCCACTCTCTTTTGTATTCATCTTCTATGGCCTCTTCATAACTCTCAGGTACTCTCCCGtcaattaataacaaatactTATTAGTTGAATATCTTGATAACAGATATTGATCTTTGATAGATCTTTTGAGGAAAAACATCTATAGGAACTACTGTTTTTGACAACTGTTCTTGAACATTATTCTTTGCCTCAACCTGCTCGAAACTCTCATATGTATAAACAAACTATTCATTTTGAACTTCATCTTCTATCTGTGTAGAAGGTTATATCAAAGAAATTGAACTTAAGTCAATCAGATCATGTATGTGCTCGTACTCTATTTTATATGTCTTCTTAATGTCTactattatttggttttctATGAACACCAACATCTCGACTTCTTATGAGTTTTTAATTCTGAACTGGATCATATAGTCTATAGCTGAATTCATCATTGACTATGAACACACAATGTCTAGTCTTTGCATTAAGCTTCAATCTCTCATCTTTAGGAACATGAGCGAAAGCTTTAATTACAACAAAAGACGTGCAAGTGATCGTAAGATATATTTGTATCTTACGCCATATTTTGTTGGAACTTCTAATCCCAAAAGAACACATggtttgaaattcaaaaaatgtacAATAATTACAACATGTACAAGACGTACAGTTTTTGCAATCATTTTAGTGTGAAGTATTgaatacaatttaattatattgcaAAAACTGTGACTCTGAAAGTAAGCATTTGATCACCCTCTCAACTAGTGTATGTTCAATCTTTCGACTACCTCATTTAACTGAGGAGTCTTAGGAGGTGTCTTTTGTTGTTGAATACCATGATTTCTACTATAATCATCAAAAGGCCACAATACTCACCTCCAATATCAGTTCTAACACAGATAAGTCTTCCTAGTCACAACTAGAGGAATACACAATAGACTTCTCAAGATTAATAATACTAGCAACAAATGACAGCAATAgtgaataaataattagaaaaccCTACCATCCAAAATAGAAGACCCTAGCTCGTGCCAAGAACACATGATAAAATATTCAACTTgattgaaaaacaaatggatCCTCAAATGGCTAACAAACACTACTAGTCAGATGGTAAATATCTCTCTTAGAAAACTCACTTACTGCATGTTgtatcctttttaattttctcttagCTTGCGTGCATTCACTCATATAATTGGCGGTTGCaaatgttttgtatttaataacGAAAACCTAAAGCCTAAGTGGGCTTTAATGAGctttaactaaaaaaagtgaaataaatCCAACAAATCTTCCT
Coding sequences:
- the LOC105434396 gene encoding cytochrome P450 81Q32; translated protein: MDNNILVYIFFFLISLLLGLKLLLHHGKNLPPTPLFSLPLIGHLHLLKHPIHQTLHSLSKKYGHVFSLRFGSHLVVVISSPSAVRECFTKNDIILANRPFLNTGKHLSYNFTVLAVAPYGELWRRLRRISTCEIFSTSKLNSFSCIRQDEVKRLLHKLCNRNSVEELLLFSAVELEPILLDFTSNIVMRMVGGKRYFGDDVLDEGQAEKFRDVVKRVMLYAGATNPGDFIPLWNWIDPTGLEKKIMKVGEEADEIFQGLIDEIRNEEEDGNTMIHHLLHLQNTQPEYFSDQIIKGLIHVIFLAGIDTISVTLEWGLSHLLNNPKVIKKARLEIEHIVGQERLVNEDDLSSLSYLQGIILETLRLTPAAPLLVPHCASEDCQIEGYDIPRGTIIFVNAWAIHRDSSLWEDVTSFKPERHENAIELSDSYKLLPFGLGRRACPGVGMAQRVLGLTLASLIQCFDWERMDSSLVDMTEGQGITMPKAQPLVAKCKPRPIMRAHLS